Proteins encoded by one window of Longimicrobium sp.:
- a CDS encoding DUF4136 domain-containing protein — protein MTPGIRRARAASAALAAALLLAGCFYRFTGGGLPSHIRTVYVELWENNTPYEFLRTDVQRELQQELPRNLGLRLAPQTTADAVVRGKLNSYEEVVVNIDPNTTPGGRINTQQSRVQITFDAEIYDVKNDAVLWRGSSISAVGNYNPQGESVEAGRERALQELIEKLIQGAQSQW, from the coding sequence ATGACACCTGGAATCCGCCGGGCACGGGCCGCTAGCGCCGCGCTCGCCGCCGCGCTCCTGCTGGCGGGGTGCTTCTACCGCTTCACCGGCGGCGGGTTGCCATCGCACATCCGCACCGTCTACGTGGAGCTGTGGGAGAACAACACCCCCTACGAGTTCCTCCGCACGGACGTGCAGCGCGAGCTGCAGCAGGAGCTGCCGCGCAACCTGGGGCTGCGCCTGGCCCCGCAGACCACCGCCGACGCCGTGGTCCGCGGCAAGCTGAACAGCTACGAGGAGGTGGTGGTGAACATCGACCCCAACACCACCCCCGGCGGGCGCATCAACACCCAGCAGAGCCGCGTGCAGATCACCTTCGACGCCGAGATCTACGACGTGAAGAACGACGCGGTGCTCTGGCGCGGCAGCTCGATTTCGGCCGTCGGCAACTACAACCCCCAGGGCGAGTCGGTCGAGGCCGGCCGCGAGCGCGCCCTGCAGGAGTTGATCGAGAAGCTGATCCAGGGCGCCCAGTCGCAGTGGTGA